TGGAGAAGGGCAGCAGGACGTGATCGACGGCGTAGAGGATGTTCTTGGTGATCAGGTTGAGCGCCGGCGGGCAATCGAAGATGACGTAATCGACCTGGGTCAGGCGGCGGATGATGCCCGAGAGGATCAGGTAACGGTCGACGCGGCGGTCCAGCAGGCCGGCGACCTCCCAGAGATCGTAACCGCCGGAGCTGATCAGCACCATGTTCCGGCGCAGGTTGATCAGGCGGACCTCTTCACCGAGCAGCAGCTCGGAAAAGCCGCCGCCCTCGGGCTGAATGTTGAAGTAGGTGGCGATGGTGCCCTGGGGATCGGCGTCGATCAGGACCACACGCTTGCCCTGCGTGGACAGGCCGGCGCTCAGGTTGACCGCCGTGGTGGTCTTGCCGGTCCCTCCCTTGGCGATGAAGATGGCGATGCTGCGCACGTTGTCTTATCTACCTCGTCGGGGTAACAGCGCACCAAAGTCAATTGCGGCGGAATTTGGATTGGTGATTAAGGCGGCCCGGCGCCCGTTTACCCTATTAAAAGACTTCGCTGATGTCAATCTGCTCCGGGGGTGATTGCCGAACCCGCGGCTTGCGCCGCGTTGCCCGGCCGCCGCAGCTTCTGTTATACTAGCGCGGCTTTGACAACCTGTCGAGGGGGAACCATGGGCGAGCCGGAGCGCAGCGTGGAACAGGCACCGTCGAGCCGGACCGGGCGGATCCCGATCTACGTGATCATGATCATCTTCCTGGCCTTCCTGGCCATCTTTTTCTACTACGTCTGGGAAGTGGTCACCCCGCTGCTGGTCTGGCTGATCCTGGTGCTGATCCTCTTTCCCTTCGCCTACGACGACCCCCGCGCCGTTGCCCTGATCCTCCTGGTGACCCTGGCGGGATTGCTCTACGGGGTGATCAGCCTCTGGGACGCCTTCCTGCCCTTCGTCGTCGCATTGGTGCTGGCCTTTTTCCTCGATCCCCTCTGCGACCGCTTCGATATCTGGTTCAACCGCTGGTTCGGCAAGCGTGAGCGCAGCGAGCCGCCCGAGGACAAGCTGGGCCGGCGCCTGCGCTCCTTCGCCGCGCTGACGGTGATCATCCTCGTGCTCGGCGTCCTGGTCGGACTGGGCTTCGCCCTGGCGCCGACCATCGAGCGCGACCTCGACCGCCTGAGCGACTTCGACTTCAAGGGCATCATCGCCGAACTCGACGGCTGGATCGACAAGCTGGCCGGCGACAATGAACAGCTGCGGACGACACTGCAGCGCGGCACCGCCGACCTCGAACAGACCATCGCCGAGGCCCTGCCCTCGGCCACCCAGGTGATGGAGACGGTTTTCGCGCAACTGGGCAACCTCGGCAACCTGATCCTGATCCCCATCTTCACCTTCCTGCTGCTGCGCGATGTCGACCGCTTCAAGCAGAAGCTGGCCACACTGGTGCCGGTCAAGCTCAAAAGCCGCTTCAACAGCCTCTCCGAGGACGCCAACCGGGTCTTCATCGGCTTCTTCCGCACCAAGTCCATCGGCTGCCTGTTCGTTGCCTGTTGGGTCGGCGTCGGCTTGTACCTGATCGGCGTACCCTTCTATCTGCCGATCGCCATCATCACGGGGATCCTCAACTTCATCCCCTTCCTCGGACCCTTCCTCGGCGCCGTACTGGCCACGCCGATAGCCCTGCTGACCCCGGACCCCATCCTGTCCGCCCTGCTGACCATCGGCCTCTACGTCTCGGCCAACGCCATCGACGGCTATATCCTCGATCCGCTGATCGTCGGCCGCAAGGTCGGTATCGGTCCCGTACTATTGCTTCTCTCCGTCCTGGTCGGCTTCCAGTTCGGCCTGCTGTGGGCCTTCCTCGCCGTGCCGCTGGCCGCCCTGCTGAAGGTCGTCATCCTACAACTGGAGCGCTTCTACCGTCGCAGTCCCATCTACTGCGGCGCCCAGGGCGACGCACCGTCGACGCCCCCCGCCGATTGTGATACCGATGCGTCTTGACTGCCGCCGACGCGGCGACTAACATAACCGACATAAAGACTAGACATTTCGACATCCACAGCGGGAAGACTTCATGCGCATCGGTCTGCCCAGGATACTGATCCACCACTACCGCTACCTGCCGCTCTTCGCCGGTTTCTTCCGCGAAACCGGCTGCGAGATCGTCTTCAGCCCCCCCACCAACAAGGGGCTCGTCGAGCGCGGCATCGCCTCCACCGTCGACGATGCCTGCCTGCCGCTCAAGGTGGCCTTCGGCCATCTGCACGCCCTCGTCGAGGCCGCGGTCGATTACATCTTCCTGCCCCGCCTGGTAAGCCTGGAGCCCGGCTCATCCCTGTGTCCCAAGTTCATCGGTCTGCCCGACATGGCCCGCAGTTGCGTCGACGTCGACCTGCCCCTGCTGTCCCCCACCGCCGACGTCAACCGCCACGAGGGCGGTTTGCTGGAAACACTGAGCAAGGCCGGACTAGAGCTGGGACTCGACGATGCGACGATCTCCCGGGCCGTTGATCGCGCCGAGACCGACCAGGCCGCCTTCCGCGCCGCCTGCCTCTCCGGCAAAGACCCCGGGGCTCTGCTCGAGGCCGTGGAGCATCAGCGCGACTATCATCCCCCCGCCCAGGGCGACGAACTAGAGCTCCGCGTCGTCGGACGCTCCTACCTGCTGTTCGATCCCGGCAGCTCCCTCGACCTGCTGGGCAAGCTGCGGGCGATGGGCTGCCGGGTGCTGACCCACGAGGCCGTCGATCACTCGACCATCGATCGCGAGCTGGCCGGGCTCTCCCGCCCACCCTATTGGACCCTGGGACGCGAGATCCTCGGCTCGGCCTCCTTCTTCCTGCGCTCACCCGACGTCGACGGCCTGGTCTTCGTTCCGCCCTTCCAATGTGGGCCGGCGTCCCTGCTGGAAACCCTGATCGAAGCCCAGAGCCGCAAGCACCCCCTCAAACCATACACCGCCCTGGTCCTCGATGAACACACCGGTGAGGCCGGCCTGCTGACCCGCCTCGAGGCCTTTCTGGACATGATCCGGCGACGCAAGCGGCGCGAGGGCTTGAACGACCGTTGAAAAACCGCCCCACGAGACCGCGCCCGATCGACCGACGGACGCGCCGGAACCGGCACGGTTTTTGCGGAGGCGGAACGTTAACAACGGCCTTAACGGGCGCCGAGATGCAAAAACCGTGCCGGTTCCGGCGCTTGATCCCGCCCGGTGTCGCGCACTTCCCGGGGCGGTTTTTCAACGGTCGACGCCCTGAGCCGAACGATCATTCCAGCTCAGCTAAGCTAATCATGTTTCCTACCCAGCCCCTCAGCGGTAACCGATGAAACTGACCTTCCCCCACATGGGCAACATGTACATCGCCTTGCGGGTCCTGCTGGAGGCCCTGGGGCGGGAGTACGTCGTGCCGCCGCCCTGCTCCAAACGCACCTTGGAGCTCGGCGTGCGCTACAGTCCGGAGACGGCCTGCCTGCCGCTGAAGATCAACCTGGGCAACTTCCTCGAGGCCGTCGAGCGCGGCGCCGACACCATCCTGGTCATCGGCGGCGGCGGCCCCTGCCGTTTCGGCTACTACGGCTCGATCCAGGAGCAGATCCTCAAGAATCTGGGCTACGACGTCCAGTTCTACTACTTCAGCCAGGACACCAAAGAAGATTTCATCAAGATGTTCAAGGCCATCTCCAACGGAACGAGCCTGTTTCGTCTCTGGCGGGCCTTCCGTTTCGGCCTGCGCAAGCTCCAGGCCATCGAATACGTCGAGGAGCTGACCCGCCGGGCGCGCTGGCGGGCGGCCGAACCCCTGGTGGTCGAGAAGCTCAAGAAAAGGTATCTTCAGCGGATCGATGACGCCGGTTGGTACCTGACCCTGCGGGCGGCGGAGCTGTCGGCCCGCCGCAGCTTCAACGACATCGCAACGCGCGAAGACCTGCCGCAGCAACCGCTCCACGTCGGTATCGTCGGCGAGCTGTACGTCGTCCTCGAGGAGTACGTCAACCAGGCCGTCGAGCGCCGATTGGGCCAGATGGGCGTCCTCGTCGAGCGTCCGGTATCCCTCTCGGCCTGGCTGCACCACAAGATGACCACGGGCGGCGTCGGCGACTACGCCGATCGCGAAACGGCCAAGCGGTACGCCCGGCGTTACCTGGCCTACGACGCCGGCGGCGAGAGCGTGGTCAGTGTCGGACAGACCGTCCGTATGGCCCGGGAAGGCTACGACGGCGTCGTGCACCTGATGCCCTTCACCTGCATGCCCGAGATCGTGGCTCAGAACATCCTCACCCGGGTGAGCAAGGAACAGGGCATCCCGATCCTGACCCTGATCTCCGATGAGCACACCGCCGAGGCCGGCGTGGTCACCAGGCTCGAAGCCTTCGTCGACCTGCTGGCCCGCCAGCAGCGCGAGCGCCTGCTCAATCCCGCCGGGGCCTGAAGGCCTCGCTCAACGTTTACCAACCCACCGCCACGCCAGCGAGGAAACGACCCGTGACACAGCAACTCTATCTGGGCGTCGACGTCGGCTCGGTCAGCACCAACTTCGCCCTCCTCGGCGACGACGGCGCCGTCTACGAAACCCTCTACCTGCGGACCCAGGGCCGGCCCATCGAGACCGTCCAGCAGGGCCTGGCCGATCTGGGCCGGTTGTTCGCCGACCGCGACGTCCGTATCGCCGGCGTCGGTACCACGGGCTCGGCGCGCCAGCTCAGCGCCGTGCTGGTCGGCGCCGATTCGGTCAAGAACGAGATCACCGCCCACGCCATCGCCGCCAGCATGGTCATTCCCGGGGTTAAGACCGTCTTCGAGATCGGTGGTCAGGACTCCAAGATCATCATCCTTCGTGAGGGCATCGTCGTCGACTTCGCCATGAACACGGTCTGCGCCGCGGGCACCGGCTCCTTCCTCGACCAGCAGGCCGCCCGCCTGGGTATCCCCATCGAGGATTTCGGCGGCTACGCCCTGCGCGCCGACAGCCCGGTGCGCATCGCCGGCCGCTGCACCGTCTTCGCCGAATCGGACATGATCCACAAGCAGCAGATGGGCCATTCGACCGCCAACATCGTCGCCGGCCTCAGCGAGGCCCTGGTGCGCAACTACCTCAACAATATCGCCCGGGGCAAAGACCTGCAACCGCCGATGGTCTTCCAGGGCGGGGTGGCGGCCAACGCCGGTATCAAGCACGCCTTCGAGAAAGCCCTGGGCCAGGAGGTGATCATCCCCGAGCATCACAAGGTGATGGGCGCCATCGGCGCCGCCCAGTTGGCCAGAGAACGCATCGAAGTCACCGGGGAAACCAACTTCAAGGGCTTCGCCGCCTCGGACTTCTCCTACCGCACCCGAGGGTTCGAGTGCGACTACTGCCCCAACGTCTGCGAAGTCGTCGAGATCCTTCAGGACGGCAGGGTTATCAGCCGCTGGGGCGACAAGTGCGGTCGCTGGCAGAACCTGGATTTTCCCAGTCCGGTAAAACAGCGCTAGTCCACCCGCCAGCTCCACGGTTGGGCCGCCTATTTGTTGGAGTGCATTCGCCATAATGCCTTGACCTTACACTAATAATCGATTATCATCTGACCTCGGTGAGCTGCACAAGAACTGTCCACTGGGGTTGAACCAACCCGAACGACCACCGTTTATCCCAACCAGCGGAAACGCCGGGCCAACGAGCTCCGTTTTCACCACGTACAAGCAGCCGTGTTTGTACCGCGCAGGCTCAGTATGTGGTTTTACAGGTAGCGATGGATGCCAACGGGGAAAATCCCGCCCGCATATTATAATCCTCGGGTCACGAGGCTAGGCCAAGGGAGCAACGATGACTAAGGCTGACCTGGCGCAACGGATCTCCAAACAGACGGGTCTGACGCTTAAGCAGACCACGGAACTGATCAACGCCATCCTCGACACCCTGATCGAGAGCCTTACCGCACCCGGCGACGAAGACTACCTGGCCCAACAGCGCATCGAGATCCGCGGGTTCGGCACCTTCCGCCTGCGCCACAAGGGCTCCCGCATGGCCCGCAACCCCCGCACCGGCGAGATCATCAACGTCAAGGACAAGTGGGTACCGCACTTCAAACCCTCCAAGCAGCTCAAAGCCATGCTGCCCGAACCCGATTGACCCACGCCAGCTTCGATACCACCCGGCCGGCTTCCCGGCCGTTTTTTCAACCCCTGACGTTCACCACCAACCGCGGGTCATCCGCCCGAAAAACCGCCGCCAAAACATCGATCCGCTAACGAAACCACGACACCCCCCGCCCCGCCGGAACTGGCACGGTTTTTGCATTTCGGCGACCGTTAGAGCGGATCTTAACGGTTCGCCTCAGCAAAAACCGTGCCAGTTCCGGCGGGGGAATGCAGCTGTTACCCTGCGGCGGTTTTTCGGGCGGGGCAGATCCGATCCGTCAAGCAGTAGAACGGGGAGCCCGCAGTGGCTCCCCGTTCGATGCATACTGGACGGCGCCGTCAGGGTTCGATGGTATCCAGCAGGGCGCCGCAGTAGAAATCGATTGCCAGCAGCAGGTCTCGGAACTCTTTGAATTGCGGCGGGTTGGTTAACCGCTGGATCTCGCCGTCGGTGTAATTCTGCAGTTCCGGTTCTAGTTGCCAGCCTTCACCGGCGGGTCGGATGATGATCAGCAGGGCGTATTCGGGTTCCAGGAGGCTGATTTCGCTGGGTCCGAGCTCGCGATAGCACTGATGACTCCGGGAGGAAACGGCGGCGTGGCCGGCGTCGATGAGTGCCTCGCGGTAGATATCCGGCGAATCTGGGCACTCGAGGAGGAGGTTGACCTCGGCGGCCGCCAGCGGTGTGCTTAGCAGCAGCACGAGGGCGGTGGTGAGCCATCTTATGTGGTTGGAGTTGGCGGCGTCTTCGCTCACGGTTGATATCTTACTCGCCCTCGTAGACGTAGTCAAGTTCGAGCAGGGCGACCAGGCCGTCCCAATTGGAGCCGAGGGCCAGCAGGCGACCGTCGAAGGCCAGGTCGTCGATATTGCGCGGGTCGAGGACACCGCTGCCGGCCCAGCGACCCATGATCCGTCCCTCGTTGTCGAAGACGACCAGACCTGCTTCGCCGTCCCAGACGGCCAGCAGACCGTCGGTGTTGCAGTCGAGCAGGCGCGGTTCCTGGAGCATCCGGGCGCCGCGTTCGACGGTCGCGCCGTCGCCGGAGAGTCCCTTGACGGGGTTGAAGCTCGAGAGGTAGTAGACGGTGCCGTCGGGCGCGGCGGTCAGGGATTCGACGGAACCGGAGACGTCGAGGGCCCGGGCCTCGACGACGTCGCCGGAGCGACCGAGGCGCAGGGCGGGGTAGGTGTAAGAATCCCAGCCGACGGAGTAGCTGAAGGTGCTGGCCCAGAGGTTGCCGTCGGCGCCGGAGGCCAGCACGTCGACGGACAGCTCCGCGATGAAGGGCTCGCGCTCGGCGCCGGCGGCGCTGGCGGAGCGGCGGTAGATCGTCGAGGACCAGGAGTCGGCCAGGTAGAGGTCGCCGTCGAGGAGGGCCAGGCCGTCGCAGTCCGCTGCCGTGCTCTCGAGGGGGGCGACGTTTTTCAGCACCCCGGGGTACAGCCGGACGACTTCGTCGTCACCGAGAACGGCTATCAGGTCGTCCTCGAGGTCCAGGGCCAGGGGGGCGTAGTCGGGACGCAGGATCTCTAGCAGCTCGATCTCCACGGCGGCCAGCTCGGAATCAGCGGGCTCGGTATGGGGCAGCTCGACCTCGACATCCTCCTCGTCACCGAAGCCCAAGCGGCTGAAACCCACCACCAGGCCCCGCTCGAAACCGTTGACCTGGTAGTCCAGGGGAGTGAACATCCGCACCCGGACATCCTTAGTGTATTCGTAGCCCTCCAGGGGTTCCGACAGGGCGACCACGGAGAGTTCGGCGCCGCGGACACCGGCCACGCGCAGGGCTCCGAGGATCTCGATGCCCACGCCCAGGGACGCACCGGTGTCGGGGTGGGTCATCGGCTCGCCGTAGCGGTAGACCCAACCGTAATCGTTAAGTTGCACATCGTCGGCGGAGCCCAGAGCCAGCATGGCCGTCGACCAGTCGGCGGCCGGGTCGAACAGGGGGCCGCAGGTGGGCAGGTTCTCGGCCAATCTAGCGGCGATCCGTTCTGCCAGGCGGGAGACTGAGGACAGTTGATCGACCAGGGAGGTGTCGCCGTCGATCAGCTCGCCGTTGAAGCCGTCGTAGAGGCTGCCGTGGAGAAGGTAGTCGTCGCCGTCGTTCTCGATGCTGATCACGCCGATGAAATCGCAGCCCAGCATCGCGGCCAGGGTCGAGAGGTCGGTCGTGGAAGCGGGATCGATGACGGTGTTGACGGCGTAGACGCGCTCCTGGGGCAGAACCTCGAGCCCGGCGTCTTCGAGACCGGCGGTGAAGCCGGAGCGGGCGCTGTCGGGTACCTGATAGGGCAGCATACCCTCGGCGGCCACCCAGACGGCGACGGTTCCGGCCGCCGCGCTGAGAGCGCCGACGAGCAGCAGGATGAGGATTGACTTGGCCTTGAACATCGAACCTCCAACAGGGGGAACTCGCGGGATTGCGGGTCGGCGGGCGAAATGAATTGCGGAAGTATAGCGTTAAAACCGTCGTTCTTCAACCCATTCCCCAGCCAAAGCGAGCCGGCGGCGGGGTTCACGGTCTGTGTTATACTGCTGGGGAAGCGGCGCAACGGGCGTCGCTGTAACCGACATGCATTAGAAACGCCCGATGGGCTGGTTTAATTCCAGCCGTCCCCGACGCTGCGTTCCAGCCGGCCGGCTCGACACGTGTCCGCCGGGGCGCTCGGACGAGAACCAATCCCGGAGGCTCCCGCATGGGCGGGATGAGCACCCGCGCCAAGGCCGAAGCCCGGCGCAAGCTGCAAGCCGGTGAACCCCTCACCGGGCTGGAGGCCTCCTACCTCTACGGCCTGACCGCCGGATTCGCCCCCCTCAAGCAACGGATCGCCAAGCAACGGATCGCCGAACTGGCCGGGACCCGGAAGCGTCAAGCGGCAGAGGGCGGCAAGCTCGAGGGAAAGCCCTCTGGAGCAGGCGGGCCGACCCCGCCGCCCGTCGAGTTGACGCTGGAGCCGGACACCGTCTTCGACACCTGCCTGACCTGCGGCTACGCCGACGGCTTCAAGCTGGCCCTCGAGAGGGCTGGAGCCGGAGGAGCGCAGTTGATCCTCATCTGTCCCCGTTGCCACCAGCGCTACACCGTCGGTCTCATCATCACCCCGGAGAAAGGAACTACCCCGCCGTGATCAAGCTGCAGCTGACCATCCCGCAGCGCGAGGCGCCCGTCGAGCTGACCGTCGCCAAGGGCACCACCATCGAGGAGGCCTACCGCTCGGCCCTCGAGGAGAACCTGCTGCAACCCCCGGCCCACCCGCCGCTGATGGCCTTCGTCGACCACCACGCCCGCGATCTGCGCCACCGGCTGGAGCTCGACGCCCGCGTCGACCTGCGCGGCGCCGACGACGGCGAGGGGATGCGGGCCTACCGCCGCGCCGTCCGCCTGTTGCTGATCGCCGCCGTCATCGATACTTTCCCCGACAAAACGGTCTACATCGACCACTCCCTCTCCGGCGGCTTCTTCGGTGTGCTCCGGCAGACCCCCCGGGCGGGCGAAACCGACGGCCGCCTGCTCCTCGGCCCCACCATCCCCTGCAGCCCCGACGACGTCGCCGTCCTCGAGGGGCGGATGCGCGAGCTGGTCGCAGCCGACGAGCCCGTCGAGCTGCTGTCGATGAAGCGCGCGGAGGCCGCGGCCGAGTTCGAGCGCCTCGGCGACCGCACCAAGGCCACGCTGCTGCGCCACATGACCAAGCCCACAGTCGAGCTCTATCGCGTCGGCGGCATCCTGGACAGTTTTTACGGACCCATCGCCCCGCGAACGGGTCTGTTGAAGCACTTCGACCTGGTCTTCTATCCCCCGGGCTTCGTGCTGCGCTTTCCGACCCACGAAACCCCGGCCGAGCTGGCGCCCTTTCAGGAGCAGAAGAAGCTCTTCCACATCTTCCATGAGTACGAGGACTGGATCAAGGTCCTGGGCGCCGAGACCGTCGGCGGCCTCGACCACCTGATCGCCCACGACGACTACCGCGAGCTGGTCCTCCTCGCCGAGGCTCTCCACGAGAAGAAGATCGCCCAGATCGCCGATACCATCGCCGGTCACCACCACCCACCCCGGGTGATCCTGATCGCCGGCCCCTCCTCCAGCGGCAAGACCACCTTCACCAAGCGCCTCGAGCTCCAGTTGACCGTCATCGGCCACCGCCCCTGCTCGATCAGCGTCGACGACTACTTCCTCCCCAGGGAGCAGACCCCCCTCGATGAGCAGGGCGAACCCGACTTCGAGCGCCTCGAGGCCATCAATGTCGAGGCCCTCAACCGCGACCTGCTGACCCTCCTCGACGGCGGCCGGGTCCACCCGCCGCGCTTCGACTTCAAGCTCGGCCGCAGCGAGCCCTCGCCCGAGCCCCTGTGCATCGACGAGAACACCCCGCTGATCCTCGAGGGTATCCACTGCCTCAACGACGAGCTGACCCGGGCCATCCCGGCCCGGGAAAAATTCAAAATCTACGTCAGTTGCCTGACCCAGCTCAACATCGACAATCACAACCGGGTGCCCACCACGGACACCCGGCTGATCCGCCGCATCTGCCGCGACGCCCGCTACCGAGGCTACGACGCCCTCCAGACCCTGAAGCGTTGGCCCAAGGTCCGCCGCGGCGAATCGCGCTACATCTTTCCCTTCCAGGAAACCGCCGACGTGATGTTCAACTCGGCGCTGATCTACGAGCTGGCCGTACTGGGCAAGCACATCCGGCCACTGCTGGCCGCCGTGCCCGAGGACGCCCCCGAGCGCGCCGAGGCCGACCGCCTGTTGAGCTTCATCGCCTTCTTTCTCGACCTGCCCGACGAAGCCGTGCCGCACACCTCGCTGTTACGCGAGTTCATCGGCGGCAGCGTCTTCCGCGGGGAGTGAAACGCGGGAAGGGGTTCTTGAGGTGGGGGGCTGCAGGTTCACTCTGTCTTGTTCCGCACACCACAACTGCTCGGACCCGGTGAACGGGGAAGCAGGGACGAACATTACAGTGACGAACGGTTCTCTCAGCGTTGGCTCAGCCGTGGCCGAGATCCTGGAGACACTTTCACCGGGAAAACTGGCGAGTCATCACACTTACTATATCAAGCTGGTGAAGCAGTAGAATTAGCTGTACATATAATAAAAGGCTCCCGATGTATGGGAGCCTTTTATTTTTTATTGAAATACAATACTTAGTAAAAAAGTGTTTTTATTAGTCCGAATGATGTTTTAATAAATGCTGATCCAGTTAGTACGAGTACCAAGTTAGGTCTTTGCCATGTCCAAATATTTGTATCACTCGATATTGCCTGCATATATCCGTCATATAATCGTAGTCCATTCTGAGTAATATCTTCGTCCAACCAGGCTTGTACTATGGTTGTAATATCGAATACTCCCCAGACTTCTTCGCCGTACTCCGGAGCTTCGTAAGTATGCTCCTCCGCGTAGGCCTCGATGATCCCCGGCTGGTTGTTCCAGGTGATAGTCATCTCCTCCCAGGCGGCGTCCACCGGGGCGATCCAGATTTCTTCTTCAGACAGCGGTCGGGTTTGAATCAAGGCTGAGTTTTTCCAGTTATTGAACAGCGACAGCCACAGCTCCGCCGAGAGCACCGTGTAGCCCCGGCCCACGTAATGGTCCAGCTCGCGGAACTCGATGAAGGCGTAGCTAGAATCCCCGATGACACCAAAAAAGGTTTCATCTCCATAATTAGAATCTGGATAATATTCATCAGTTGATGTATCGTTCCCCTCGTCGTCATCGGGCTGGAGGGTGACCTCGAAGCTCGCCAAACACACCCCCGCCAGCAACACCACCGCTAACAAAACGTAACGCATTCTGACCTCCCATTCTGTGTCAACTATATGATAGTCCAATACAATGCGCCTGGCAAGCGGCCGGCAGGGCGGCCTTGTCAATGACGCCGCTACACGTAGGGCGGGGGCTCCATCCCCCGCCGTTCGAGCTGCAAATATCCATAGAACGGCTTCAGCCCCCGCCGGCATTCCAATGGAAACACACTATAAACCCAGTCCCGACGGGCCGAACGAGTGTTCGGTTACCTGGAAGAGCGGCGAAAACGCTCGATGAAGCGACTCAACAACCGTGGCAGTTCCGCCGAGCGG
The DNA window shown above is from Candidatus Coatesbacteria bacterium and carries:
- a CDS encoding AI-2E family transporter, producing the protein MGEPERSVEQAPSSRTGRIPIYVIMIIFLAFLAIFFYYVWEVVTPLLVWLILVLILFPFAYDDPRAVALILLVTLAGLLYGVISLWDAFLPFVVALVLAFFLDPLCDRFDIWFNRWFGKRERSEPPEDKLGRRLRSFAALTVIILVLGVLVGLGFALAPTIERDLDRLSDFDFKGIIAELDGWIDKLAGDNEQLRTTLQRGTADLEQTIAEALPSATQVMETVFAQLGNLGNLILIPIFTFLLLRDVDRFKQKLATLVPVKLKSRFNSLSEDANRVFIGFFRTKSIGCLFVACWVGVGLYLIGVPFYLPIAIITGILNFIPFLGPFLGAVLATPIALLTPDPILSALLTIGLYVSANAIDGYILDPLIVGRKVGIGPVLLLLSVLVGFQFGLLWAFLAVPLAALLKVVILQLERFYRRSPIYCGAQGDAPSTPPADCDTDAS
- a CDS encoding AAA family ATPase produces the protein MRSIAIFIAKGGTGKTTTAVNLSAGLSTQGKRVVLIDADPQGTIATYFNIQPEGGGFSELLLGEEVRLINLRRNMVLISSGGYDLWEVAGLLDRRVDRYLILSGIIRRLTQVDYVIFDCPPALNLITKNILYAVDHVLLPFSTDYLSALTAVNTINEIRRLPAEVCPSIVGVTPNFYQPLNRAHRAILKMARGHFGELLTETIIRYNRKIAEAPNFAQTIFEYAPVSRGAGDFASLVDEVTQRILQSEHSD
- a CDS encoding 2-hydroxyglutaryl-CoA dehydratase; this encodes MTQQLYLGVDVGSVSTNFALLGDDGAVYETLYLRTQGRPIETVQQGLADLGRLFADRDVRIAGVGTTGSARQLSAVLVGADSVKNEITAHAIAASMVIPGVKTVFEIGGQDSKIIILREGIVVDFAMNTVCAAGTGSFLDQQAARLGIPIEDFGGYALRADSPVRIAGRCTVFAESDMIHKQQMGHSTANIVAGLSEALVRNYLNNIARGKDLQPPMVFQGGVAANAGIKHAFEKALGQEVIIPEHHKVMGAIGAAQLARERIEVTGETNFKGFAASDFSYRTRGFECDYCPNVCEVVEILQDGRVISRWGDKCGRWQNLDFPSPVKQR
- a CDS encoding nucleoside kinase, with the translated sequence MIKLQLTIPQREAPVELTVAKGTTIEEAYRSALEENLLQPPAHPPLMAFVDHHARDLRHRLELDARVDLRGADDGEGMRAYRRAVRLLLIAAVIDTFPDKTVYIDHSLSGGFFGVLRQTPRAGETDGRLLLGPTIPCSPDDVAVLEGRMRELVAADEPVELLSMKRAEAAAEFERLGDRTKATLLRHMTKPTVELYRVGGILDSFYGPIAPRTGLLKHFDLVFYPPGFVLRFPTHETPAELAPFQEQKKLFHIFHEYEDWIKVLGAETVGGLDHLIAHDDYRELVLLAEALHEKKIAQIADTIAGHHHPPRVILIAGPSSSGKTTFTKRLELQLTVIGHRPCSISVDDYFLPREQTPLDEQGEPDFERLEAINVEALNRDLLTLLDGGRVHPPRFDFKLGRSEPSPEPLCIDENTPLILEGIHCLNDELTRAIPAREKFKIYVSCLTQLNIDNHNRVPTTDTRLIRRICRDARYRGYDALQTLKRWPKVRRGESRYIFPFQETADVMFNSALIYELAVLGKHIRPLLAAVPEDAPERAEADRLLSFIAFFLDLPDEAVPHTSLLREFIGGSVFRGE
- a CDS encoding CoA protein activase, which encodes MKLTFPHMGNMYIALRVLLEALGREYVVPPPCSKRTLELGVRYSPETACLPLKINLGNFLEAVERGADTILVIGGGGPCRFGYYGSIQEQILKNLGYDVQFYYFSQDTKEDFIKMFKAISNGTSLFRLWRAFRFGLRKLQAIEYVEELTRRARWRAAEPLVVEKLKKRYLQRIDDAGWYLTLRAAELSARRSFNDIATREDLPQQPLHVGIVGELYVVLEEYVNQAVERRLGQMGVLVERPVSLSAWLHHKMTTGGVGDYADRETAKRYARRYLAYDAGGESVVSVGQTVRMAREGYDGVVHLMPFTCMPEIVAQNILTRVSKEQGIPILTLISDEHTAEAGVVTRLEAFVDLLARQQRERLLNPAGA
- a CDS encoding DNRLRE domain-containing protein, which codes for MPAGAEAVLWIFAARTAGDGAPALRVAASLTRPPCRPLARRIVLDYHIVDTEWEVRMRYVLLAVVLLAGVCLASFEVTLQPDDDEGNDTSTDEYYPDSNYGDETFFGVIGDSSYAFIEFRELDHYVGRGYTVLSAELWLSLFNNWKNSALIQTRPLSEEEIWIAPVDAAWEEMTITWNNQPGIIEAYAEEHTYEAPEYGEEVWGVFDITTIVQAWLDEDITQNGLRLYDGYMQAISSDTNIWTWQRPNLVLVLTGSAFIKTSFGLIKTLFY
- a CDS encoding integration host factor subunit beta; translated protein: MTKADLAQRISKQTGLTLKQTTELINAILDTLIESLTAPGDEDYLAQQRIEIRGFGTFRLRHKGSRMARNPRTGEIINVKDKWVPHFKPSKQLKAMLPEPD